TCCTCTGAATTCGCGGGGTGCCACAGGGGCCGTGCTCTGCATAGTCACTCCGGGCAGCCATGAGAGCCTGCTCTGtcctctgcctccagctccgGGTTTTCGGGGGAATATGTGCCGGTGCTGGGGAGCCTGAGGGCtcggcagaagcagctgagCCACCGCTTATAATGCAAATCTGCCTTTGCTTCCCAAGCTGTGACAGCCTCtgtctgcagcacaggctgctgggcGAGCAGCCTTCCCCCAAAACCCTCACCCAGCACTGACCCTGCATTTCCCCGTTCGCAGCCTCCCCCATTGAAGGCGGAGGAATAGACACAGATGGAGAAGGACATTCAAGTCCCCAGGGGCAGGGGTGGAGGGACACTGCAGCACCAGGGATGCGGGATTTCAGGAGAAGGGTTAACTCCTTCATGGCCTGCTTGCCACTTTTAGGGCTGGGCTGACATTTTCTCTACCTCACCAGCCAGCCTGCTTATTCACCTGGCCCAGCGCAAGTCGCACCGGAACTGAGGTTCTCCCACGGCATGTGGGAAGAGATGGCTGGGAGGAGCATCCCAGTGTCTCAGGAAAGATGTTCCAGGTAGCTGTCAGTGGCATGTTCTGCAGCATCACAGTAAATCTCCACCTGGCCATGGCTGGCATTGCCAATGTCCTGGCACACAGGAGGTAGCCCACGCAGAGGGAAACTAAATGGAAGTTCTCCCTGTGCTGACGGAAAGAAGGGCGCAGGTCCAGCATGGCCTCcttggcacaggcagggaaTTAGCCAGATGAGACACGAGCCATTTTTGCACAAAGCAATTGATATTTGACTGCACATCCTTTCTTATCTAGAGCCTTGTGGAAAGCAGTTTGTGCTCCACAGCCTTGGGCTCCAAATCCAGCTGAAGAGAAGAGTGAGttcctccctctctgctgcccaGTATGGATCTGGGAAGTGAGTTATGCTACTTCAGCAGAACAGAGGGTTGCACTTACAAAGAGGGGGAACCGCTGGGGTCCAAAATAAGGGATGTCCCCCAAAGGGAGTCGTGATtctgccactgctctgctggtgctgagaACAGCCCGGAGAGCAGGACCAGTGCCTTGAGCAGAGAGGGCAGCATGGTTCAGAGCTACCCAGAAgactgcccagccccagcccagctttCTGCAAATTCACCCTGCCCACAGTGCCCAGTCAGTGGGAACATTTTGTAATTTCCAGGATAAGGACTTCTGTCTGGATCTGAGTGGCAAAAATATTCCAATTGACAACAAGTAACAACTTTTAAGAGCAGCATATCATACCCCAGCTGAGGATAACTAACAAATGCCTGTGGCGCTGAGACCCACAGGGAAATCAAATTAGTGAGCTTCATCTCCTGTAGAGATACATGCTAAAACACAGGTCAAGGAGAAATAATGTCACTTATGAAAGACAGGGCTCCCACGGTCCCTGCTCCAATTGCCACTTGTTTACTGGACAGCAGGGAAAATGGTTCTTTCCCCATTGCACAAGTAGAGGCATCAGGGCTGGGATTGCCTTTAACCCCCTTGCTCCCAGGTGAGACTGGATAGTCTCCATTATCTTTTCTGTGGATCTTTATTTCCCATCCCCCAGGAATATACACTCACTGCCCCTCTCTGAACTCCCGCCCTCCACACCATGACCTGCCATAAAGTAACTCGGTAGGATCAGTTATCCTACAGGAATTGCATCTGCATCCCTGCAGCATCAGCCATGGACTTTGTGGTTATTACTAATAATGCTTGATCATTGTTAGAAAGGAAACACGATGTTTGAACCTTGTTGGTAGGGGATGGTATTTCTCCCAGCTCTAGCAGAACACAGTCCCACAGTGACACCATTTGAAAATCCCACTGGGCACGTAGTTCCTTTTAACCCAGGTGCATTACACAGGATACAGTTATCATATTGGGAATTCAGATACACTGATACCAGCTGACAACTAAGAAACCAAACATAACACAGTCTCAACTACAGTTAACCCTTCACATgcacaacaaaacagaaaacgaGGAAGGCTTTTGCCTTTAAAAGTGCCGTGCCTGCAATCAGttagaaaagacatttaaaatctCGTCACAAAGTATTGGATTTTCCAGCATAGCCTAATAGGTTAAGTACTAAAATCACACTAAAATGCAGAGGGTGGTGGGTGACCAGCTCCTCTAAGTTGCCTTTGAAAATCCAAGACCCATTGAATAAAGTCAAGGAAAAACATTTACCATATTTTTTGCCGGTAGCTTTTTGCCGTAGGATGGTAAGGGCTTTAGTGCCTGAGGTATAGGTAGTTCCTGGATGCTTTTAGGGAAGTGGGAAGGGGGAAGAGTCTGGAGAATAGTTTGCATAGCTTGCAGATATAAAGAAGCAGGTGTGTTCCCCACCAGGCTGTTGAATTTGTCTTCTCCCAGCAAAGCTGTCCAGTGGTCTGGATGCTCCTGCAGAACTTTCCGCATCTTAAACTGTGGGTTGGGCATGAAGAGCAAGAGGTAGTCGAGGCAGAGCTTCTTTGATGCGACATTGACTTTGGAGTCCCACATCTGCTCCAGGATGACGTCCAGCGGGGTAAGCCCTTTACTGTCCTCTATCCTGGGAGATGCTCCATTCCCGAGGAGGATGAGGACCGTTTCTGACCTCAGCAGTTCACAGGCAAGGTGCAGGGGTGTTTTCCCATCTTCCAGATGAAAGCAACCAGCCCTATTGATATAGGAGTTCAAGCTGGGGAGCTTGTGTGCAATTTTGATGATCAGTCCCAAGATATCTCTCCTGTCATATGTGACCGCCATGGCTAGGTGAGGAGCAGAGGATGGACAATAGCAGAAATGTTCCCCAGGCACCTTGAGAGCCTCCTCTGGAAAATGAGACAGCAGATACTGAGCATAAGGCAGGTGATTATGCACCACTGCATAGAGAAGGGCTTCTGAAGGTGAGTAGGTTCGAAGGCTGGCATTTTCCTCCCAGTAAAAATACTCCATAGTTCTCATGTCTTCCAGCATCCACACAGGTTTGTGATCTCTCACAGCCTGGTAGAACATATAGGATAAGAACTTGCAGTGCCTGCTCTGATCATCCTGCAGGCTGGCCTGGTTACTGGCCATGGCTCAGCAAATAAAGAACAGCTCCACGTAAAATCACTCCAGACTGTAAGATCGGTGCACTTGGAATGCTGATCCCGATGCTGCTGCAACCTTCAGGCTGTCATTGCTGCCTGGACTGCACTAGCTGGAATGCATGGGCTGATCATCTCCACCCATTCattgtttttcccctcactgcagTGGTTTTGTTTAGGTAAGCACAATCCCACAGGCTCAGTTAACCCGTGCCATGCAAGCAGATGGTTGGTGAGTACATCTCGCTCTGC
The DNA window shown above is from Corvus hawaiiensis isolate bCorHaw1 chromosome 3, bCorHaw1.pri.cur, whole genome shotgun sequence and carries:
- the LOC125323781 gene encoding ankyrin repeat domain-containing protein 9-like isoform X1, which codes for MASNQASLQDDQSRHCKFLSYMFYQAVRDHKPVWMLEDMRTMEYFYWEENASLRTYSPSEALLYAVVHNHLPYAQYLLSHFPEEALKVPGEHFCYCPSSAPHLAMAVTYDRRDILGLIIKIAHKLPSLNSYINRAGCFHLEDGKTPLHLACELLRSETVLILLGNGASPRIEDSKGLTPLDVILEQMWDSKVNVASKKLCLDYLLLFMPNPQFKMRKVLQEHPDHWTALLGEDKFNSLVGNTPASLYLQAMQTILQTLPPSHFPKSIQELPIPQALKPLPSYGKKLPAKNMARHF
- the LOC125323781 gene encoding ankyrin repeat domain-containing protein 9-like isoform X2 — translated: MASNQASLQDDQSRHCKFLSYMFYQAVRDHKPVWMLEDMRTMEYFYWEENASLRTYSPSEALLYAVVHNHLPYAQYLLSHFPEEALKVPGEHFCYCPSSAPHLAMAVTYDRRDILGLIIKIAHKLPSLNSYINRAGCFHLEDGKTPLHLACELLRSETVLILLGNGASPRIEDSKGLTPLDVILEQMWDSKVNVASKKLCLDYLLLFMPNPQFKMRKVLQEHPDHWTALLGEDKFNSLVGNTPASLYLQAMQTILQTLPPSHFPKSIQELPIPQALKPLPSYGKKLPAKNMHH